In a genomic window of Syntrophales bacterium:
- a CDS encoding alpha/beta fold hydrolase, whose amino-acid sequence MEQIETMKKKWLFLLLFCALAVALLALFFMKKDVGQPRYFKDQAYYYETLRALSRCSSRGTDVAEIYATIKGIPSGNEQEWFRAWERTAIRIEKRAESLKDPISRGWAYFRAHNYRRSAEFFLMASDPKRPESYSKCVEAFYKGLDSLKVNYERIHVPYEGKSLQAVYYPGPSGSERKPLIVAMPGFDGMQEEVYFTIASAATQHGYSVLTFDGPGQGSALRNQNLKFTAQWEKPVAAVLDEFLRTHQRPTKIVLFGSSFGGYLAPRAAAFEKRVDGVVAYDVFFDFQEVFLHRIPPFARTAMRYLLDNKMDGTVGFLINVRSWLDPSLRWGFANLRWTMGDGEPAELYRRLAAYSLKDAAKSIRCDVLIFGGKNDHFIPENQIKDFQQSLINARSVSTFVYSEETGGDQHCQQGAMMLWQEDFFDWLKEKFPPSNHVK is encoded by the coding sequence ATGGAGCAGATTGAAACGATGAAAAAGAAGTGGTTATTCCTTCTTTTATTTTGTGCACTTGCCGTGGCGTTACTCGCGTTGTTCTTTATGAAAAAGGACGTCGGACAACCTCGCTATTTCAAAGATCAGGCCTATTATTACGAAACGCTACGGGCTCTTTCTCGCTGTTCCAGCAGGGGAACTGACGTTGCCGAAATCTATGCCACAATAAAGGGTATCCCCTCCGGCAACGAGCAGGAATGGTTTCGTGCCTGGGAAAGGACGGCCATCCGCATCGAGAAACGGGCGGAAAGTCTAAAGGATCCGATCAGCCGCGGCTGGGCCTATTTCCGCGCGCATAATTACCGTCGTTCGGCCGAGTTCTTTTTGATGGCAAGCGATCCTAAACGACCTGAAAGCTATTCCAAGTGTGTCGAAGCCTTCTATAAAGGTCTCGACAGCCTGAAGGTCAATTACGAGAGGATCCACGTTCCCTATGAGGGCAAATCGCTGCAGGCGGTATATTATCCGGGGCCGTCGGGATCGGAACGGAAACCCCTCATCGTTGCGATGCCCGGTTTTGACGGCATGCAAGAGGAGGTCTATTTCACAATCGCCTCGGCGGCAACGCAGCACGGTTACTCTGTTTTGACGTTTGACGGCCCGGGACAGGGATCCGCATTGCGCAATCAAAATCTCAAGTTCACTGCTCAATGGGAAAAACCCGTGGCTGCCGTATTGGACGAATTCCTGCGCACTCATCAAAGGCCAACAAAAATCGTGCTTTTCGGAAGCAGTTTCGGAGGTTATCTGGCGCCCCGGGCAGCTGCCTTTGAAAAGAGGGTCGACGGAGTTGTTGCCTATGATGTGTTTTTCGATTTTCAGGAAGTCTTCCTCCATCGCATTCCTCCGTTTGCCAGGACTGCGATGCGCTATCTATTGGATAACAAAATGGATGGTACGGTGGGATTCCTTATCAACGTGAGATCTTGGCTCGACCCGAGCCTTCGGTGGGGTTTTGCCAATCTTCGTTGGACGATGGGCGATGGTGAGCCGGCAGAATTGTACCGCCGCCTGGCCGCTTATTCCTTGAAGGATGCGGCGAAGAGCATCCGGTGTGATGTTCTAATCTTTGGTGGGAAAAACGACCACTTCATTCCTGAAAATCAAATCAAGGACTTTCAACAAAGCCTCATCAATGCGAGGAGTGTGTCCACGTTTGTCTATTCTGAGGAAACCGGTGGAGACCAGCACTGCCAGCAGGGTGCCATGATGCTCTGGCAGGAAGACTTCTTTGATTGGCTGAAGGAAAAATTCCCTCCATCAAATCATGTGAAGTAG
- a CDS encoding Xaa-Pro peptidase family protein: protein MNYSFFRKNAEKVRQAMQKEGIDVLILTHQQKYSYVAGTFHNDFNLGNCLFVWAKEEPTLLVSLAEMGRLMTEGYIKDIRFWMPAYAGIEPISFLDTVVTILRERECHNKVIAVEMPSIAYLMYDHLAKNLPDATIVDGEKMINDVMMKKDEEELALIRRACGIADAGTRKILENVRVGVTEAELIGHAELEMRRLGASYYYTPNQCLFTSQMGYGDHLPTDRILVNGDRIYYDLHPVWDEYRTDSFRTLAFGKQSKDYMKMVDFIRPVIEELNGMFVPGASTKEIEKWYISRLAEGGYPDFGSVPLGHGIGTGHLPPTFCHDDDYILEENVMIVPCAHIYDFKTNCGVFALEYVVCVKPGKAEVFTKYPLDLITIE, encoded by the coding sequence ATGAACTATTCTTTCTTCAGGAAGAATGCAGAAAAAGTCCGGCAGGCGATGCAGAAAGAGGGAATCGATGTGTTGATCCTGACGCATCAGCAAAAGTACTCCTATGTCGCCGGAACGTTCCACAACGACTTCAACCTCGGGAACTGCCTGTTCGTGTGGGCAAAGGAAGAGCCCACGCTCCTGGTCTCGCTTGCGGAGATGGGAAGGCTCATGACGGAGGGCTACATCAAGGACATTCGCTTCTGGATGCCTGCGTATGCCGGCATCGAGCCCATCAGCTTTCTGGACACGGTTGTCACGATCCTTCGTGAGCGCGAATGCCACAATAAGGTGATCGCCGTGGAAATGCCGTCCATTGCCTACCTGATGTACGACCACCTCGCCAAAAACCTGCCCGATGCAACCATCGTGGACGGCGAAAAGATGATCAACGACGTCATGATGAAAAAGGACGAGGAGGAACTGGCGCTGATTCGCCGCGCCTGCGGCATCGCCGATGCGGGCACCCGGAAAATCCTTGAAAACGTTCGGGTCGGAGTTACCGAGGCGGAGCTGATCGGCCATGCCGAGCTTGAAATGCGGCGGCTGGGCGCCTCCTATTACTACACGCCGAACCAGTGCCTCTTTACATCCCAGATGGGCTACGGCGATCACCTGCCGACCGACAGGATTCTCGTAAACGGAGACCGGATCTATTACGACCTGCATCCCGTCTGGGACGAATACCGTACGGACAGCTTCCGGACGCTGGCGTTTGGGAAACAGTCAAAGGATTACATGAAGATGGTCGATTTTATCAGGCCGGTCATCGAGGAATTGAACGGGATGTTTGTGCCCGGTGCGAGCACCAAGGAAATCGAGAAATGGTATATCAGCCGTCTCGCAGAAGGCGGGTATCCAGATTTCGGATCCGTTCCCCTCGGGCACGGGATCGGAACAGGCCATCTGCCCCCGACTTTTTGCCACGACGACGACTACATCCTTGAAGAAAACGTCATGATCGTTCCCTGTGCGCACATCTACGATTTCAAGACCAATTGCGGCGTATTCGCACTGGAATATGTCGTTTGCGTGAAACCCGGAAAAGCGGAGGTCTTTACGAAATACCCGCTGGATTTGATTACCATCGAATAG